A part of Eschrichtius robustus isolate mEscRob2 chromosome 20, mEscRob2.pri, whole genome shotgun sequence genomic DNA contains:
- the BAHCC1 gene encoding BAH and coiled-coil domain-containing protein 1 isoform X4 has protein sequence MDGRNFAPPPHLLSDRGSLGHRSAAAAARLAPAGPAAQPPAHFQPGKYFPSPLPMASHTASSRLMGNSPASSFMGSFLTSSLGSAASAHPSGPNPSPSDQAYRGSHPTTSQIWFSHSHEAPGYPRFSGSLASTFLPMSHLDHHGNSNVLYGQHRFYGTQKDNFYLRNLPPQPTLLPANHNFPSVARAAPGHPIGSCSRDRGEAGHLQKGAKEFDRFLVGKEKAGKAAEGKERLAVEEDIVRGRHKLVLPVPGDSHCKEGGVARGACEGRPKHLASCLLNTKVLDGELGRSALASCAGGMLGRPGVGVPASGRCTKEAAGPVEPGPAFGECLERRQMLHHAVPYTVPSGLPAGPPPPLSTATGSFPCLQLHGGPDGLCPLQDKVPRDPKASGPTFVPSVGHLADKSRPFQVAEACAVAGEGKDRHLDGAAAPDHAALYGVSYAHLKAEGKGERRPGSFEAALNPRLKGLEYLDSAGPEAPFPGLPKAGLDKSGYFELPAPSQDCARPSHQDPLGGKVTQACCTLDKTASKETPVGAPGAQKVARIRHQQHSVGPEVEPGSSGAEAKRKSLELASLGYGGPPPPPWSVQSGQGAAVAISEECKAGAYLDPFGGTLQQAALLPQDLPAPPDEVSAMKNLLKYSNQALVVGQKVPFVGLGGLKASCAQQDGKFPASKGTGQAPGDVERPDCARSREHDAPHGDGEARQPPVGIAVALARQKDTVSRAESAYSANTGRQGRAAPAFKAGTGPRSTHALDLEAEEERVRLCEDRLGLAGRELLLQDSKDLVEFARIHPSSGCPGDLAPHLMIAGGSSLQSSQLGGDPAPHPHPAHPPWLPRTRSPSLWMGGHSYGLGHPALHQNLPPGFPASVPGSMPPVFPLSQDAPTQLVILPSEPTPHAAPHALADVMDQASLWPPMYGGRGPASHMQHPGQLPVYSRSQFLRQQELYALQQQQQQRATQALELQGATQFQQKPEDHHLELEEPAQEKALKSTHKPVALTPTAKGTPSPATTGPAKLSPCCHSPAPKPPASCPTPPPHPGAPCTLSVCPTGSPGPGSKLPSAEEKSGEGQRPGADLNTLEPDLPPGYTCPAAGSGFSLPRIVHSSDLSDPETMQTAPPGAQPELARTFPPGELGPHSPQNLEEPGLPSGAREATQDLAAHPHPAERGPPGKAADPSPLEGLRELRCGALLEGGGPEATGQADSTQGGAQEERTTEEGREEGEQGPSLGASPQAVEQQARSLGALDQAKPGKQQPPAEAEAEEAARFKEAELEEEEEEDGGLTPDNSQPPRELPGLDALVAATINLGDLPAVSPLDPQPPTVPGPPSTAPLPRSSGIHGIALLSELADLEIQQQRTEPDLQEEEDVLAFNLQRLATLASAWSLVEAAGLDSPASLAQPPTADSCRAPTLTPRMQILQRKDTWTPKTKPVCPLKAAIDRLDTQEVEMRVQLAELQRRYKEKQRELARLQRRRDESSRSPARRGPGRPRKRKYSSLLPGLRPSEGKKVKAVRSSLSLLCTELRGGDDEPSKKRGRLEKGAYVGLQPASAEKVRCKKSSGQGDLASAVAHKVAQLKPKVKSKGLPTSLSPFRRKEATPGGRIRKKLSRTKSAKVSGAARHPQPDGGIAGRETPKFPAQPAAAATHEAGNGSDSENCKGLLETEAPAKEPGLALHAGARVAVLGPSPSSVVKMEANQKAKKKKERQGLLGACRLSSPESEVKVKRRTVKAKVGSKLEQAPGRRPPGGPSKKKAKGKAKGSLRAEPGAAPGREALCSPTRAFTCHEEGSRLASERLKRATRKSTVLQPGLRRKNGALSIALSPRNAKAILGRGRKAGKVKTKAVGKQGKGRAVSRLLESFAVEDDFEFEDSSSLSEEEEEEEEEASGPLSAEQSAALARSCTIHKEDLQDGLPVLIPKEDSLLYAGSVRTLQPPDIYSIVIEGERGNRQRIYSLEQLLQEAVLDVRPQSSRYLPPGTRVCAYWSQKSRCLYPGSVVRGASSDEEEDLDSVVVEFDDGDTGHIAVSNIRLLPPDFKIQCTEPSPALLVSSSCRRTKKSSCEAPPPGEATAPSLSPKAHDGPEASKTSGKKSVGKEKAGKAELLASGTKPSAGASDHFLGRRGSPLLSWSAVAQTKRKAVAAAAAGGKGPGVLQNLFQLNGSTKKLRAREALFPVHSVAAPVFGNGFRADSFSSLASSYAPFVGGAGPGLPGGAHKLLRAKKAERAEAEKGGRRRAGGEFLVKLDHEGVTSPKSKNCKALHAGDKDVGPRPGRPLPSPSYGHPALVGKDRKGRSPVHPLPMGLALRKFAGQAEYPLPCDSDCHSSYSDEEEDGPGLAPGVPSRFLARLSVSSSSSGSSTSSSSGSLSTSSLCSSDDEGSSYSSDEEDPALLLQTCLTHPVPALLAQPEALRAKGAGPHPHAQRCFLSRAAVAGGGVGAGPSGGRPRLKHKEALSFSKAKELSRRQRLPSVENRPKISAFLPARQLWKWSGNPTQRRGMKGKARKLFYKAIVRGKETLRIGDCAVFLSAGRPNLPYIGRIESMWESWGSNMVVKVKWFYHPEETKLGKRQSDGKQNALYQSCHEDENDVQTISHKCQVVGREQYEQMTRSRKYQDRRDLYYLAGTYDPTTGRLVTADGVPILC, from the exons CTCCAGGGTACCCCAGATTTTCAGGGAGTCTGGCATCCACCTTCCTACCCATGAGCCACTTGGATCACCATGGAAACAGCAATGTTCTCTATGGGCAACATCGTTTCTATGGAACCCAAAAAG ATAACTTCTACCTGCGCAACCTGCCGCCCCAGCCCACGCTCCTGCCCGCCAACCACAACTTCCCCAGCGTGGCCCGGGCCGCCCCCGGCCACCCCATCGGCTCCTGCAGCCGCGACCGGGGCGAGGCCGGCCACCTGCAGAAGGGCGCCAAGGAGTTCGACCGCTTCCTCGTGGGCAAAGAGAAAGCCGGCAAGGCGGCCGAGGGCAAGGAGCGGCTGGCGGTGGAGGAGGACATCGTCAGGGGGCGGCACAAGCTGGTGCTGCCCGTACCGGGGGACTCGCACTGCAAGGAGGGTGGCGTGGCCCGGGGTGCCTGCGAGGGGCGCCCCAAACACCTGGCCTCCTGCCTTCTCAACACCAAGGTGCTCGACGGTGAGCTGGGCAGGTCTGCGCTGGCCAGCTGCGCGGGGGGCATGCTGGGGCGGCCGGGTGTGGGCGTGCCGGCCTCTGGACGCTGCACCAAGGAGGCAGCCGGCCCCGTGGAGCCTGGGCCAGCCTTCGGCGAGTGCCTGGAGCGGAGGCAGATGCTGCACCACGCCGTGCCCTACACGGTGCCGTCTGGCCTGCCCGCCGGGCCGCCCCCACCCCTCAGCACGGCCACCGGCTCCTTCCCCTGCCTACAGCTGCATGGGGGCCCGGACGGGCTCTGCCCCCTGCAGGACAAAGTCCCCCGGGACCCGAAGGCCAGCGGGCCCACCTTCGTGCCTTCCGTGGGACACCTGGCCGACAAGAGCCGCCCCTTCCAGGTGGCTGAGGCCTGTGCCGTGGCGGGTGAGGGCAAGGACCGGCACCTGGATGGGGCTGCAGCGCCTGACCATGCTGCGCTTTATGGGGTCTCCTATGCCCACCTGAAGGCCGAGGGCAAGGGCGAGCGGCGGCCCGGGAGCTTCGAGGCGGCCCTCAACCCCCGGCTGAAGGGCCTGGAGTACCTGGACAGCGCAGGCCCTGAGGCCCCCTTCCCGGGGCTCCCCAAAGCAGGTCTGGACAAAAGCGGCTACTTTGAGTTACCCGCCCCCTCACAGGACTGTGCCCGGCCAAGTCACCAGGACCCGTTGGGCGGGAAAGTCACCCAGGCCTGCTGCACTTTAGACAAGACTGCCAGCAAGGAGACCCCTGTGGGTGCCCCCGGGGCCCAGAAGGTGGCTCGCATCCGGCATCAGCAGCACTCGGTGGGCCCCGAGGTAGAGCCGGGGAGCAGCGGGGCCGAGGCCAAGCGCAAGTCTCTGGAGCTGGCGTCTCTGGGCTACGGcgggccgcccccgcccccgtggAGTGTCCAGTCGGGCCAGGGGGCCGCCGTGGCCATTAGCGAGGAGTGCAAGGCTGGCGCCTACCTGGACCCCTTTGGCGGCACCCTGCAGCAGGCCgccctcctgcctcaggacctgcCTGCCCCGCCTGACGAGGTCTCGGCCATGAAGAACCTGCTCAAGTACAGCAACCAAGCACTGGTCGTTGGCCAGAAGGTGCCCTTTGTGGGCCTGGGGGGCCTGAAGGCCAGCTGTGCCCAGCAGGACGGGAAGTTCCCAGCCTCCAAGGGCACGGGCCAGGCCCCCGGTGACGTGGAAAGGCCCGACTGTGCCCGAAGCCGAGAGCACGACGCTCCGCATGGCGATGGGGAGGCGCGGCAGCCGCCTGTGGGCATTGCGGTGGCCTTGGCCCGGCAGAAGGACACGGTGAGCCGGGCGGAGTCAGCCTACAGTGCCAACACAGGGCGGCAGGGCCGGGCAGCCCCCGCCTTCAAAG CTGGCACTGGGCCCCGCTCCACCCACGCTCTGGACCTGGAGGCCGAGGAGGAAAGGGTGCGCCTGTGTGAGGACCGCCTGGGGCTCGCCGGCCGTGAGCTGCTGCTGCA GGACAGCAAGGACCTCGTGGAGTTCGCCCGGATCCACCCGTCAAGCGGCTGCCCTGGAGACCTGGCCCCCCATCTCATGATCGCCGGGGGCTCCTCCCTGCAGAGCAGCCAGCTGGGCGGGGACCcggccccccatccccaccctgcccaccccccctgGCTGCCCCGCACCCGCAGCCCCTCCCTGTGGATGGGGGGACATTCCTACG GCCTCGGGCACCCTGCCCTGCACCAGAACCTGCCCCCCGGCTTCCCTGCGTCTGTGCCCGGCTCCATGCCCCCCGTCTTCCCCCTCTCCCAGGACGCCCCCACACAGCTCGTCATCCTGCCTTCTGAGCCCACGCCCCACGCTGCCCCCCATGCGCTTG CTGATGTCATGGACCAGGCTTCACTGTGGCCCCCCATGTACGGGGGCCGGGGCCCTGCCTCCCACATGCAGCACCCAGGCCAGCTCCCCGTCTACTCGCGGTCCCAGTTTCTACGGCAGCAGGAGCTCTACgccctgcagcagcagcagcagcagcgggccACTCAGGCTCTGGAGCTGCAGGGGGCCACCCAATTCCAG CAGAAGCCTGAGGACCACCACCTGGAGCTAGAGGAGCCCGCCCAGGAGAAGGCCTTGAAGTCCACCCACAAGCCAGTTGCCTTAACCCCCACGGCCAAGGGCACCCCCTCACCCGCCACCACAGGCCCTGCCAAGCTGTCACCCTGCTGCCACTCTCCCGCCCCGAAGCCCCCCGCCAGCTGCCCTACACCACCGCCGCATCCCGGCGCCCCGTGCACTTTATCCGTCTGCCCCACCGGCAGCCCCGGGCCAGGCTCCAAGCTGCCCAGCGCCGAGGAGAAGAGTGGGGAGGGCCAGCGGCCCGGAGCCGACCTCAACACGTTGGAACCAG ACCTGCCTCCCGGATACACGTGCCCTGCGGCCGGCTCGGGCTTCTCCCTGCCCCGCATTGTGCACTCATCTGACCTCTCGGACCCCGAAACTATGCAAACCGCCCCGCCGGGGGCCCAGCCTGAGCTGGCCAGGACGTTCCCACCCGGGGAGCTGGGCCCACACAGCCCCCAGAACCTGGAGGAGCCTGGGCTGCCCTCAGGGGCCAGGGAGGCCACCCAGGACCTTGCCGCACACCCCCACCCTGCCGAGCGGGGACCCCCGGGGAAGGCAGCGGACCCCAGCCCACTGGAGGGGCTGCGAGAACTGCGGTGCGGGGCCCTCCTCGAGGGAGGGGGCCCTGAGGCCACTGGCCAGGCTGATTCTACTCAGGGAGGGGCCCAAGAGGAGAGGACCACAGAGGAGGGGcgggaggagggagagcaggggCCCTCGTTGGGGGCCAGCCCCCAGGCCGTGGAGCAGCAAGCAAGGAGCCTGGGTGCCCTGGATCAGGCCAAGCCGGGCAAGCAGCAGCCCCCtgcagaagcagaggcagagGAGGCGGCCAGGTTCAAGGAGGccgagctggaggaggaggaggaggaggacgggggGTTGACTCCCGACAACAGCCAGCCGCCCAGGGAGCTGCCGGGTCTGGACGCCCTGGTGGCAGCCACCATCAACCTGGGGGATCTGCCCGCTGTCAGCCCACTGGACCCTCAGCCCCCCACTGTCCCTGGGCCACCCAGCACAGCTCCCCTGCCCCGTAGCTCAGGGATTCATGGCATTGCCCTGCTCAGCGAGCTGGCCGACCTGGAAATCCAGCAGCAGAGGACTGAGCCAGACCTGCAAG AGGAGGAGGATGTGCTGGCCTTCAACCTGCAGCGCCTGGCCACGCTGGCCTCAGCCTGGTCCCTGGTAGAGGCTGCTGGCCTGGACAGCCCCGCCTCCTTGGCCCAGCCCCCCACTGCGGACTCCTGCAGGGCTCCCACGCTCACCCCCCGTATGCAGATCCTGCAGCGCAAGGACACCTGGACTCCCAAGACCAAGCCT GTATGCCCACTGAAGGCTGCCATCGACCGGCTGGACACGCAGGAGGTAGAGATGCGCGTGCAGCTGGCGGAGTTGCAGAGGCGCTACAAGGAGAAGCAGCGGGAGCTGGCCCGGCTGCAGCGCAG GAGAGACGAGAGCTCGCGGAGCCCTGCCAGGCGAGGGCCCGGCCGGCCGCGGAAGCGCAAATACTCCAGCTTGCTGCCTGGCCTGCGACCCAGCGAAGGCAAGAAAGTCAA GGCAGTGCGGTCCAGCCTGAGCCTGCTGTGCACCGAGCTGCGGGGCGGCGATGATGAGCCCTCGAAGAAGCGAGGCCGGCTGGAGAAGGGCGCCTACGTGGGCCTGCAACCCGCATCTGCG GAGAAGGTTCGGTGCAAGAAGAGCAGTGGTCAGGGTGACCTGGCATCTGCAGTGGCCCACAAGGTGGCCCAGCTGAAGCCGAAGGTCAAGAGCAAGGGGCTGCCCACCAGCCTCAGCCCCTTCCGGCGGAAGGAGGCCACCCCAGGGGGTCGCATCCGGAAGAAGCTGTCACGAACCAAGAGCGCCAAGGTGTCTGGGGCAGCCCGGCACCCACAGCCGGATGGTGGCATTGCTGGCAGGGAGACACCTAAGTTCCCAGCCCAGCCGGCAGCGGCCGCAACACATGAGGCAGGCAA CGGCTCGGACAGTGAAAACTGCAAGGGTCTATTGGAAACAGAGGCACCCGCCAAGGAGCCCGGGCTGGCACTGCACGCCGGGGCCCGCGTGGCCGTGCTGGGGCCCTCGCCCTCCTCCGTGGTCAAGATGGAGGCCAACCAGAAGgccaagaagaagaaggagaggcaGGGCTTGCTAG gggccTGCCGCCTGTCCAGCCCCGAGAGTGAGGTCAAGGTCAAGAGGAGGACGGTGAAGGCCAAGGTGGGCAGCAAGCTGGAGCAGGCCCCGGGGCGCAGGCCCCCAGGTGGGCCCAGCAAGAAGAAAGCCAAGGGCAAGGCCAAGGGCAGCCTGCGGGCAGAGCCGGGGGCCGCACCcggcagggaagccctctgcagcCCCACCCGGGCCTTCACCTGCCACGAGGAGGGCAGCAGGCTGGCCAGTGAGCGCCTCAAGAGAGCCACGCGCAAGAGCacggtgctccagccagggctGCGG CGGAAGAACGGGGCCCTGTCCATCGCCCTGTCGCCCCGCAACGCCAAGGCCatcctggggaggggcaggaaagcGGGCAAGGTGAAAACCAAGGCTGTCGGCAAACAG GGCAAGGGCCGGGCGGTGAGCCGGCTGCTGGAGAGCTTCGCAGTGGAGGACGACTTTGAGTTTGAAGACAGCAGCAGCctctcagaggaggaggaggaggaagaggaggaggccagTGGCCCCCTGAGCGCCGAGCAGAGCGCCGCCTTGG CACGCTCGTGCACCATCCACAAGGAGGACCTACAGGACGGGCTGCCCGTGCTCATCCCCAAAGAGGACAGTCTGCTCTACGCGGGCAGCGTCAGGACCCTGCAGCCCCCCGACAT CTACAGCATCGTCATCGAGGGTGAGAGAGGCAACCGGCAGAGGATCTACTCACTGGAGCAGCTGCTGCAGGAGGCG GTTCTTGATGTCCGGCCACAGTCCAGCAGGTACCTCCCGCCCGGCACGAGGGTCTGTGCCTACTGGAGCCAGAAGTCCCGCTGCCTCTACCCAGGCAGCGTAGTGCGAG GCGCCTCCAGTGATGAGGAAGAGGACCTGGACTCCGTGGTGGTGGAGTTTGACGATGGGGATACTGGCCACATCGCCGTCTCCAACATCAGGCTGCTGCCTCCGGACTTCAAGATCCAGT GCACAGAGCCCTCACCAGCCCTGCTGGTGTCCAGCAGCTGCCGAAGGACCAAGAAATCTTCCTGCGAGGCACCCCCGCCTGGTGAGGCCACTGCTCCCAGCCTGTCTCCCAAGGCACATGATGGCCCTGAAGCCtcaaagacctccgggaagaaATCCGTAGGCAAAGAGAAAGCTG GCAAAGCGGAGCTCCTGGCCTCCGGTACCAAGCCCTCCGCGGGGGCCTCAGACCACTTCCTGGGCCGCCGGGGCAGCCCGCTGCTGAGCTGGTCAGCGGTGGCGCAGACCAAGCGGAAGGCGGTGGCCGCGGCCGCGGCAGGTGGCAAGGGGCCGGGTGTGCTGCAGAACCTCTTCCAGCTCAACGGCAGCACCAAGAAGCTGCGGGCCCGCGAGGCGCTGTTCCCCGTCCACAGCGTGGCTGCTCCCGTGTTTGGCAACGGCTTCCGCGCCGACTCCTTCAGCAGCCTGGCCAGCTCCTACGCGCCCTTTGTCGGCGGGGCCGGGCCCGGCCTGCCCGGGGGTGCCCACAAGCTGCTGCGGGCCAAGAAGGCCGAGCGGGCGGAGGCCGAGAAGGGTGGGCGGCGGCGGGCTGGCGGCGAGTTCCTGGTCAAGCTGGACCACGAGGGCGTGACCTCCCCCAAGAGCAAGAACTGCAAGGCGCTGCACGCGGGTGACAAGGACGTGGGGCCCAGGCCAGGgaggcccctgcccagccccagctATGGGCACCCGGCCCTCGTGGGCAAGGACAGGAAGGGGCGGTCGCCTGTCCACCCGCTGCCCATGGGGCTGGCGCTGCGCAAGTTCGCAGGCCAGGCCGAGTACCCGCTGCCCTGCGACAGTGACTGCCACAGCTCCTACTCGGACGAGGAGGAGGACGGGCCTGGCCTGGCCCCCGGCGTGCCCTCCCGCTTCCTCGCCCGCCTTTccgtgtcctcctcctcctcgggctcgtccacctcctcctcctcgggCTCCCTGtccacctccagcctctgctcCTCCGATGACGAGGGCTCCTCCTACAGCTCAGACGAGGAGGACCCAGCCCTGCTGCTGCAGACCTGCCTCACCCACCCGGTGCCCGCCCTCCTGGCCCAGCCCGAGGCCCTGCGCGCCAAGGGGGCTGGCCCACACCCGCACGCCCAGCGCTGCTTCCTTTCCAGGGCCGCGGTGGCCGGTGGGGGCGTGGGCGCGGGCCCCAGCGGTGGCAGACCCAGGCTCAAGCACAAGGAGGCCCTGAGCTTCTCCAAAGCCAAAGAGCTGTCCCGGAGGCAGCGGCTGCCCTCCGTGGAAAACCGGCCAAAGATCTCAGCCTTCCTGCCCGCCCGGCAGCTCTGGAAGTGGTCGGGGAACCCCACACAG AGACGTGGCATGAAGGGGAAGGCCAGGAAGCTGTTCTACAAGGCCATCGTCCGGGGCAAGGAGACGCTTCGCATCGGGGACTGTGCCGTCTTCCTGTCGGCTGGGCGGCCCAACCTGCCCTACATCGGCCGCATTGAGAGCATGTGGGAGTCGTGGGGCAGCAACATGGTGGTGAAGGTCAAGTGGTTCTACCACCCAGAGGAGACCAAGCTGGGGAAGCGGCAGAGCGACGGGAAG CAGAACGCGCTGTACCAGTCCTGCCACGAGGATGAGAACGACGTGCAGACCATCTCCCACAAGTGCCAGGTAGTGGGGCGCGAGCAGTACGAGCAGATGACACGGAGCCGCAAGTACCAGGACCGGCGGGACCTCTACTACCTGGCGGGCACCTACGACCCCACCACCGGGCGCCTGGTGACGGCCGATGGTGTGCCCATCCTGTGCTGA